A window from Leptospira stimsonii encodes these proteins:
- a CDS encoding SDR family oxidoreductase has translation MKNVLITGASSGIGKELARLYAEAGANVALTARRKDSLKKIADDVKAKGAKGKIVFDSLDVADYEQNFKVIPKLVKELGGLDLIILNAGISTSSSFGGRSFEADRKVIETNLIGAMAGVEAVLPTFQKQKSGQIVGISSVASFRGLPGSASYSSSKAGLSTYLEAVRGEVSRYGIRVTVIHPGFIDTPINNQMKSRPFVVPVEKGAQKIYKRIENKVLSATVPWFPWAFIGSLMRNMPEFLWSKINTK, from the coding sequence ATGAAAAATGTTCTCATCACCGGAGCGAGTTCCGGAATCGGAAAAGAATTAGCCAGGCTCTATGCTGAGGCTGGAGCTAACGTAGCGTTGACCGCAAGAAGAAAGGATTCTCTCAAAAAGATCGCCGATGATGTAAAAGCAAAGGGCGCTAAGGGTAAGATCGTATTCGATTCTTTGGACGTAGCCGATTACGAACAGAACTTTAAGGTGATACCAAAGCTCGTGAAAGAATTGGGCGGTTTGGATCTGATCATCTTGAACGCGGGGATTTCCACCAGTTCTTCGTTTGGCGGAAGGAGTTTTGAAGCGGATCGAAAAGTGATCGAAACCAATCTGATCGGCGCCATGGCAGGCGTAGAGGCCGTCCTTCCGACCTTTCAAAAACAAAAATCGGGTCAGATCGTTGGAATTTCTTCCGTCGCTTCCTTTCGTGGGCTTCCGGGCTCTGCGAGTTATTCTTCTTCGAAGGCGGGGCTTTCCACGTATTTAGAAGCAGTGAGAGGAGAAGTAAGCCGTTATGGAATTCGTGTAACGGTGATTCATCCCGGCTTTATCGATACTCCGATCAACAATCAGATGAAGTCACGACCTTTTGTCGTCCCGGTCGAGAAGGGTGCACAAAAAATTTATAAAAGAATTGAAAACAAAGTTTTATCGGCTACAGTTCCTTGGTTCCCTTGGGCATTCATCGGTTCCCTGATGAGAAATATGCCAGAGTTTTTATGGTCGAAGATCAACACGAAATAA
- a CDS encoding cyclic nucleotide-binding domain-containing protein: MNKVQIPAGGIIFREGELNNAMYVILNGSVEIFFTRKNVVQRLAIMKKGDFFGEMALFRSLPRSATAKAIVDSELAVIESKQQLEKFLLNNPDFSAKMVRILADRLANTNSILISKLEEYASGELEFGNSTE, encoded by the coding sequence ATGAACAAGGTGCAGATTCCTGCTGGCGGAATTATCTTTCGCGAAGGCGAACTGAATAACGCGATGTACGTGATTCTCAACGGATCCGTCGAAATTTTTTTTACGCGGAAAAACGTAGTACAGCGTCTTGCGATCATGAAAAAAGGGGATTTTTTCGGCGAGATGGCTCTTTTCCGATCCTTGCCTAGAAGCGCGACCGCGAAAGCAATCGTCGACAGCGAACTTGCGGTGATTGAAAGCAAGCAGCAACTCGAAAAATTCTTATTAAATAATCCGGATTTTTCGGCGAAGATGGTTCGGATTCTCGCGGATCGTCTTGCGAATACCAATTCTATTTTGATTTCAAAATTGGAAGAATATGCTTCCGGAGAATTGGAATTCGGAAATTCTACCGAATGA
- a CDS encoding low molecular weight protein-tyrosine-phosphatase has translation MVEDQHEINLPLERTGAQNGNPIRVLFVCLGNICRSPAAEGAFLDLIQKKNLESAFFVDSCGTSRFHLGELPDPRTRQAARKRGIELTHRARQFQKEDFQEFDHILAMDKSNQKDILYFASTEEERKKVQLFRFFQKDSKKDSEVPDPFYGTLKDFDEVQNIVSETAEDFLEFLLSKNLDLKA, from the coding sequence ATGGTCGAAGATCAACACGAAATAAATTTACCTCTTGAAAGGACGGGCGCACAAAACGGAAATCCGATTCGGGTTTTGTTCGTCTGTCTCGGAAATATCTGCCGTTCTCCCGCGGCGGAAGGCGCATTCTTAGATTTGATTCAGAAGAAGAATTTAGAATCCGCCTTCTTCGTGGATTCTTGCGGAACGTCCCGCTTCCATCTCGGAGAACTTCCCGACCCGAGAACGAGGCAAGCCGCGCGCAAACGCGGGATCGAACTCACTCACAGGGCTCGTCAATTCCAAAAGGAGGACTTTCAAGAATTCGATCATATTCTCGCGATGGATAAGTCGAATCAGAAAGATATCCTCTACTTCGCATCCACGGAAGAAGAAAGAAAAAAAGTACAACTATTTCGATTCTTCCAAAAAGACTCCAAAAAAGATTCGGAAGTTCCGGATCCGTTTTATGGAACTCTAAAGGACTTCGACGAGGTGCAAAATATTGTCTCGGAAACCGCAGAAGACTTTCTGGAATTCCTCCTCTCGAAAAACCTGGATTTGAAAGCCTAA
- a CDS encoding NADPH-dependent FMN reductase: MKLAIISASHRKISQSAKVADWMKTRLVSFGHQVWSLDLGNHSLPIWDDSFWDGGPEWDTIWKPIESELDQADALVFVTPEYAGMASPGLKNFLLYCNNKILGHKPVLIGAVSSGRGGSYPVAELRMSSYKNTKVCYIPEHIIVRDAEKVLNGPESVSQEDSYIRERIDFALKILVSYGEALRSVRGSGLTIKKEFSNGM; this comes from the coding sequence ATGAAGCTTGCCATCATATCGGCGTCCCACAGAAAAATATCACAATCAGCCAAAGTCGCTGACTGGATGAAAACCCGTCTTGTTTCTTTCGGTCACCAGGTTTGGTCGTTGGATTTGGGAAATCATAGTCTTCCGATTTGGGATGATTCCTTTTGGGACGGCGGTCCGGAATGGGATACGATTTGGAAGCCGATCGAATCCGAATTGGACCAAGCAGACGCGCTCGTGTTCGTGACGCCGGAGTATGCGGGAATGGCTTCTCCCGGATTAAAGAATTTCTTACTCTACTGCAACAATAAGATCTTAGGGCATAAACCCGTTTTGATCGGAGCAGTTTCTTCGGGGCGGGGCGGAAGTTATCCGGTCGCGGAACTCAGGATGAGCAGTTATAAAAACACAAAAGTGTGTTATATCCCGGAGCATATCATCGTAAGAGACGCGGAAAAGGTTTTGAACGGACCCGAATCGGTTAGCCAAGAAGATTCTTATATACGTGAAAGGATCGACTTTGCCTTAAAAATTCTTGTAAGTTACGGCGAGGCCCTGAGGTCTGTTCGTGGGTCAGGGCTAACCATTAAAAAAGAATTCTCAAACGGAATGTAA
- a CDS encoding LA_0442/LA_0875 N-terminal domain-containing protein, which produces MQLLRKLFFFLSLFFLLQLSLFAETVLLHEGGSFRGKVVTQNQKTITLQTKEGKRVVSKKEILKVIYKDIDEEEEERIRDAEIKRLEEEKLTKQRNLDLKKQQEEEERLRKEREAAEKNQQPVAPTPPPKPSVSRAGALGRSAALPGWGQWASGRKFAAIIYPTLFLAAGYAVYENNRKYHVARKEYESYGNPYSKDAITLSVLGIPNPTLPPVITDPLALYVYNETSSDQYRNKREAVDKAYKNLQASIGVLAGIYLINLADAFIFGGAVSSTVGISDGSSKGLLFDFNPMANSGSTVGGTSSASWESKYTFGYRYNF; this is translated from the coding sequence ATGCAATTATTAAGAAAACTATTTTTTTTCCTCAGCCTATTCTTCCTTTTGCAGTTATCGCTTTTTGCGGAAACAGTCCTCTTGCACGAGGGCGGATCGTTTCGCGGCAAGGTCGTCACACAAAATCAAAAGACGATTACTCTTCAGACAAAGGAAGGCAAACGAGTCGTCTCTAAAAAAGAAATTTTAAAAGTGATCTATAAGGATATCGACGAAGAAGAGGAAGAAAGAATCCGAGACGCCGAGATCAAAAGACTGGAAGAAGAGAAACTTACAAAACAAAGAAACTTAGATCTCAAAAAACAACAGGAAGAGGAAGAACGCCTTCGTAAAGAAAGAGAGGCCGCGGAAAAAAATCAACAACCCGTTGCTCCAACGCCTCCTCCGAAACCTTCCGTATCGAGAGCCGGCGCACTTGGAAGATCTGCGGCGCTTCCCGGTTGGGGACAATGGGCAAGTGGAAGAAAATTCGCCGCGATTATCTACCCTACTCTCTTTTTGGCCGCTGGTTATGCGGTATATGAGAATAATCGAAAATACCACGTCGCAAGAAAAGAATATGAAAGTTACGGAAATCCGTATTCAAAGGACGCGATCACCTTATCCGTATTAGGTATTCCGAATCCGACGCTTCCACCCGTGATAACGGATCCGTTGGCGCTTTACGTTTATAACGAAACTTCCAGTGATCAATATCGGAACAAAAGGGAAGCCGTAGATAAGGCGTATAAGAATTTACAGGCGAGCATCGGAGTATTGGCTGGAATTTATCTGATCAACTTAGCGGACGCTTTTATCTTCGGAGGCGCGGTTTCTTCCACAGTGGGGATTTCGGACGGTTCGAGCAAAGGTTTGCTGTTTGACTTTAATCCGATGGCGAACTCCGGCTCCACGGTCGGCGGAACTTCGTCCGCTTCCTGGGAATCGAAATACACTTTCGGTTATAGATATAATTTTTAA
- a CDS encoding ParB/RepB/Spo0J family partition protein, whose product MAKRSDFAGMDLLTAFGEKESSKTEIQLSDIIPNPVQPRVFGKEEVSDLVESMKRLGLIEPIVVRKSGKKYQIVAGERRYQAAKVLKWNTIPAIETSASEDKCFEMALAENEKRKSLNPWEVGRAIQYLRKEKRKTAEEVSKVLGFTERYVKQLSSIARLDQKSVADLIKSGKDASVKNLEDLLKQKEGRGGEMISPRKTTPAKIVLQLGKLTSQQREKFLKELSSLKKKYGLKD is encoded by the coding sequence ATGGCTAAACGATCTGACTTTGCAGGAATGGATCTTCTCACCGCCTTCGGTGAAAAAGAATCTTCTAAAACAGAAATCCAACTTTCGGATATAATACCGAACCCGGTCCAGCCGAGGGTTTTCGGGAAAGAAGAGGTTTCAGACCTCGTCGAGTCTATGAAACGCCTCGGATTGATAGAGCCGATTGTTGTTAGAAAATCCGGAAAAAAATATCAAATCGTCGCCGGAGAAAGAAGGTATCAAGCGGCGAAAGTTCTTAAATGGAATACGATCCCTGCAATTGAAACTTCCGCTTCCGAAGATAAATGTTTTGAAATGGCGCTGGCGGAAAACGAAAAAAGAAAAAGCCTCAATCCCTGGGAAGTTGGGCGTGCGATCCAGTATTTAAGAAAGGAAAAAAGAAAGACCGCGGAGGAAGTTTCCAAGGTTTTAGGTTTTACGGAAAGATACGTAAAACAACTCAGTTCGATTGCGCGTCTGGATCAGAAGTCGGTAGCCGATCTTATAAAATCGGGAAAAGACGCCTCCGTTAAAAATTTGGAGGACCTCCTCAAACAGAAAGAAGGCAGAGGGGGTGAAATGATTTCACCCCGGAAGACGACCCCCGCAAAAATTGTTTTACAACTGGGAAAGTTGACATCTCAGCAAAGGGAAAAATTCTTAAAAGAGCTCTCCTCTCTAAAAAAGAAATACGGCCTCAAGGACTGA
- a CDS encoding acyltransferase has product MNLHLQLYMDLFGLILLFAFFFLSDRSSQILLSSPEKDRAGGGRSESIDFIRGLAITGIVFIHVNSYFQYFGPEQSASIVTLAFSNIARFSVPAFILSSGIFLKYTNFRDYWKSKILSLILPYFFASLLAAYVKLGTFPEIVPFLTGLLLGTWCTPYYFVPLLFSFYLIFPLLSKIQAKFNTNKAIFSILLLSLIVNLFSNHFFFLLPEGILRTIEPILFTGFLFFFTFGMLAGKWFRQPESFLTLSEEKSTALPHSLKTILWIGISIYLAGMVLAGFIWKFDSSNHLLYYPFGMFLLLFFWSQKAQDQKRHKTFIRCFAFIGKNSMGIFLLHPILIHLMHAINPFHWGIAVSWLLIPITGLINVLLPLLVWLVLNRTLESLTKSILSKSKT; this is encoded by the coding sequence ATGAATTTACATCTTCAACTTTATATGGATCTATTCGGCCTGATCCTCTTATTCGCTTTCTTCTTTTTATCCGATCGATCGTCTCAGATTCTTCTTTCTTCCCCCGAAAAAGATAGAGCCGGCGGAGGAAGAAGCGAATCCATCGATTTTATCCGAGGTCTCGCGATCACGGGAATCGTTTTTATCCACGTAAATTCTTACTTTCAATACTTCGGACCGGAACAAAGCGCCTCGATCGTAACTCTTGCCTTTTCAAATATAGCAAGATTTAGCGTTCCGGCATTCATCCTTTCTTCCGGAATTTTTTTGAAATATACAAACTTTAGAGACTACTGGAAATCGAAGATCCTTTCACTCATTCTTCCATATTTCTTCGCAAGTCTCCTCGCGGCGTACGTGAAACTCGGGACATTCCCGGAGATAGTGCCCTTTCTTACTGGTTTGTTACTCGGGACGTGGTGCACTCCCTATTATTTCGTCCCGCTCCTATTTTCATTTTATCTAATATTTCCGCTTTTGTCGAAAATTCAGGCGAAATTTAACACGAACAAGGCGATTTTTTCGATTCTCCTCCTAAGTCTGATTGTGAACCTGTTCTCCAATCATTTTTTTTTTCTATTACCAGAGGGAATCCTTCGAACGATAGAACCCATTTTGTTTACCGGGTTCTTGTTCTTTTTCACCTTTGGAATGTTAGCGGGAAAGTGGTTTAGACAACCGGAGAGTTTTTTGACTCTTTCGGAAGAGAAATCGACCGCCCTCCCCCATTCTTTAAAAACGATTCTCTGGATCGGAATTTCGATCTACCTGGCGGGAATGGTACTCGCAGGGTTCATTTGGAAATTCGACTCCTCGAACCATCTGCTCTATTATCCTTTTGGAATGTTTCTTCTTCTTTTTTTCTGGTCACAGAAAGCCCAAGATCAGAAGAGACATAAAACCTTTATCCGGTGTTTTGCTTTTATCGGCAAGAATAGTATGGGAATTTTTCTCTTACATCCGATTCTGATTCATCTGATGCACGCCATCAATCCTTTCCATTGGGGAATCGCGGTTTCCTGGTTATTGATCCCGATTACAGGATTGATCAATGTTCTTCTTCCTCTTTTGGTATGGCTAGTCTTAAATCGAACTTTAGAGTCTTTGACAAAATCGATACTGTCTAAATCCAAAACCTAA
- a CDS encoding sensor domain-containing diguanylate cyclase has product MDRNQQDEITRLKGLVELYERISRLSESELLEAEKTLQAQENTAGMARLELIKMNEQLKAIRNIGPDLKTKVISLLHDQESGLAEFKSRIGELASNNPFFYSDFFRIISHLEVQEPEARELWEEIYKHGESMSSSLGRNVNFIVSMLDYIFSKNRIIENPKIVELYSFEEIILNTVIDETSGIYNRRYFNIILNKEINRSSRYRRDFCLLILDVDNFKIINDTYGHGFGDDILRLIAGTMLFSFRQEDICCRIGGEEFAVILPETPKESALVAANRFRNYLLEASMSQYGLAVTVSGGICRFGEDGKDTNELFKNADAALYKAKKLGKDRILIHSSEL; this is encoded by the coding sequence ATGGACCGGAACCAGCAAGACGAAATTACCCGGCTCAAAGGTCTGGTGGAACTCTACGAAAGAATCTCCAGGCTCAGCGAAAGCGAACTCTTAGAAGCGGAAAAAACTCTCCAAGCCCAAGAAAACACCGCGGGGATGGCCAGGCTTGAACTCATCAAGATGAACGAACAGCTCAAAGCCATCCGTAACATCGGTCCCGACCTCAAGACGAAAGTAATTTCTCTCCTTCACGATCAAGAATCCGGCTTAGCCGAATTCAAAAGCAGAATCGGCGAGCTCGCGTCGAATAACCCGTTTTTCTATTCCGACTTTTTTAGAATCATCTCTCATCTCGAAGTCCAAGAACCGGAGGCGAGAGAACTCTGGGAAGAAATTTATAAACACGGCGAAAGTATGAGTTCTTCATTGGGAAGGAACGTAAACTTCATCGTTTCCATGCTCGATTACATCTTCAGCAAAAATAGAATCATAGAAAATCCTAAGATCGTGGAGTTGTATTCTTTCGAAGAAATCATTCTCAACACGGTCATAGACGAAACGAGCGGAATCTACAACCGAAGATATTTCAACATCATACTCAACAAGGAGATCAACCGAAGTTCGCGTTATCGAAGGGATTTTTGTCTTTTGATCTTGGATGTGGATAACTTTAAGATCATCAACGATACGTACGGACACGGATTCGGAGACGATATTCTTCGATTGATCGCGGGAACCATGCTCTTCTCCTTTCGACAAGAAGACATCTGTTGCAGAATCGGCGGAGAAGAATTCGCGGTCATCCTTCCGGAAACGCCGAAAGAAAGCGCTCTTGTAGCGGCGAATCGTTTTCGAAACTATCTCTTAGAAGCATCGATGAGTCAGTATGGTTTGGCGGTCACAGTCTCCGGAGGAATCTGCCGATTCGGAGAAGACGGAAAGGATACGAACGAACTTTTTAAGAACGCGGACGCGGCCCTTTACAAAGCGAAAAAATTAGGGAAGGATAGGATTCTCATCCATTCTTCCGAACTCTAA
- the hemG gene encoding protoporphyrinogen oxidase, with translation MASQQPDHIVIGAGFTGLLHATLSVQKGESVLIYEKRNRFGGLIQSVQTPFGLVETAANGILNSFRLEELATILGLEIIPTQKISKKRFIWKDGVPKRIPVSFIGALRALYGLFRIPSGFQRDESVYHWGLRVLGEDAVRSVIEPGLSGVYAGDLKNMSAELVLGRFVHSNEPLWKNLKKTMEKRKLEPKVPKQRRGTVSFRGGLGELLSAMEAKVKSASNSKFVYSEEAPSLIALRKKYPKAKITLACGLESTLKILASSDRVFKRYEKVCRTLGVVTATRFGKTPLLGQKTGFGILFPPGSGFRARGVLLNSSIFPGRVSKGVYSETFIFGGALDTEISKLKESEIVSILEADRNKISSQKDEPINHYVTIWKSALPVYDSSLLEFNKELDRSLPEGVYAEGNFRYGIGLSSILERAWNVMRS, from the coding sequence GTGGCATCGCAACAACCGGATCATATCGTCATTGGAGCCGGGTTTACCGGACTACTTCACGCAACCCTTTCCGTCCAGAAAGGGGAATCTGTTCTTATCTATGAAAAAAGAAACCGCTTCGGTGGTTTGATTCAATCCGTTCAGACCCCGTTTGGTCTCGTCGAGACCGCGGCGAATGGAATTCTAAACTCGTTTCGTCTGGAAGAATTGGCTACGATTCTCGGTTTAGAAATCATTCCTACGCAAAAAATTTCTAAAAAGCGATTTATCTGGAAGGACGGAGTTCCCAAAAGAATCCCGGTTTCTTTTATCGGCGCCTTACGCGCGTTATACGGATTGTTTAGAATTCCGTCCGGCTTTCAAAGGGATGAATCCGTATATCACTGGGGATTGAGAGTTTTAGGGGAGGACGCGGTAAGGAGCGTGATCGAACCGGGTCTTTCCGGCGTCTATGCTGGAGATTTGAAAAACATGTCCGCAGAACTCGTTTTAGGAAGATTTGTTCATTCGAACGAGCCTCTCTGGAAGAATCTAAAGAAGACGATGGAGAAAAGAAAGTTGGAGCCGAAAGTGCCGAAACAACGCAGAGGAACCGTAAGTTTTCGAGGTGGCCTCGGTGAATTGTTAAGCGCAATGGAAGCTAAGGTGAAATCCGCTTCCAATAGTAAGTTTGTCTATTCGGAAGAAGCTCCTTCGTTGATCGCCCTCAGAAAAAAATATCCTAAAGCGAAAATCACCCTCGCCTGCGGTTTAGAATCGACTTTGAAAATCCTTGCTTCCAGTGATCGAGTTTTTAAAAGATATGAAAAGGTTTGTAGAACTTTAGGAGTTGTCACAGCGACTCGATTCGGAAAGACACCGCTCCTAGGTCAAAAAACCGGTTTCGGAATCCTTTTTCCTCCCGGTTCCGGTTTTCGGGCACGAGGTGTTCTCTTGAATTCATCGATATTTCCCGGCAGGGTTTCGAAGGGAGTCTACTCCGAGACTTTTATTTTCGGAGGCGCGCTGGACACCGAAATTTCAAAACTAAAAGAAAGTGAAATCGTTTCCATCCTGGAAGCGGACCGAAATAAGATCTCCTCGCAGAAGGACGAACCGATCAATCACTACGTAACAATTTGGAAATCGGCGCTTCCAGTCTACGATTCCTCTCTTCTTGAATTTAACAAGGAATTGGATCGAAGTCTTCCGGAAGGGGTTTATGCGGAAGGAAACTTTCGATACGGGATCGGGCTCAGCTCCATTTTGGAACGCGCTTGGAACGTTATGCGCTCTTGA
- a CDS encoding ParA family protein, which translates to MSSKVLTTRQVLDEYDISSEEEFLSKVKEWKIPTSGKGKYDREVIEKYFQKSDQAVYESVIIAVSNQKGGEGKTTVSVCLAEALSKNAPVLLVDWDAQANITQLFFGSVEKSVFHALGYRGEEPVAVESLIVKLKDGLDLLPSSIHLANFTTPYERDDFELLKDALKPVRSAYKYIIIDCPPSLGLILENALIAADHVLIPIQTRAFSVQGLKDLHSTILKIKKKANPSLNLLGAVLNQYEDARALAGLADAIRKYFGVFETVIYRRESIPQAQAKKKLLGEYDGKAMQMFFSLADELIERISNG; encoded by the coding sequence ATGAGTTCCAAAGTCCTTACAACACGCCAGGTTTTAGACGAGTATGATATCTCCTCGGAAGAAGAGTTTTTATCGAAAGTAAAGGAATGGAAAATCCCAACTTCCGGGAAAGGAAAGTATGATCGGGAAGTGATTGAAAAATACTTTCAGAAGTCGGATCAGGCCGTTTACGAATCAGTAATCATCGCGGTTTCCAATCAGAAGGGAGGAGAAGGGAAAACTACCGTTTCGGTTTGCCTAGCGGAAGCCCTTTCTAAAAATGCTCCCGTTCTTCTCGTGGACTGGGACGCGCAGGCGAATATCACACAATTGTTTTTTGGGTCCGTCGAAAAATCCGTTTTTCATGCGCTCGGCTATAGAGGTGAAGAACCCGTTGCGGTTGAGAGCCTTATCGTAAAACTAAAAGACGGTTTGGATCTTCTTCCTTCTTCGATACATCTTGCAAACTTTACGACCCCGTATGAAAGGGATGACTTCGAACTTTTAAAAGACGCCCTGAAGCCGGTCCGTTCCGCTTATAAATACATCATCATCGATTGCCCTCCGTCTCTTGGGTTGATTCTTGAAAACGCTTTGATCGCGGCGGACCACGTTTTGATCCCGATTCAAACGAGGGCTTTTAGCGTTCAAGGTTTGAAGGATCTTCATTCTACGATTTTGAAAATCAAAAAAAAAGCGAATCCGTCCCTCAATCTTTTGGGCGCTGTTCTAAATCAGTATGAGGACGCAAGGGCGCTCGCCGGTCTCGCTGACGCGATCCGGAAGTATTTCGGAGTTTTTGAAACCGTGATTTATAGAAGAGAGTCAATTCCTCAGGCTCAGGCGAAGAAAAAACTTCTGGGAGAATATGACGGCAAAGCGATGCAGATGTTTTTCTCCCTTGCGGACGAATTGATTGAGAGGATTTCCAATGGCTAA
- the hemH gene encoding ferrochelatase, with product MKNKILLINLGGPRNTSEIEKFLIDLFEDPLVFDLPLPEFLRIRLARWIAVKRAPKVAVTYESMGFGGGSPIVSETEKQAKEIAKALVKLTGEEWEGEVTMACGYPDIRELDKQTLSPSKSNILLPLFPHFSRSTVLSTAKLIEKTTKTCPVGFEGWVPPFHSSPLYLESVRDLILEFFQGKLDKKLFLHSDSFQEVANWQNVDLIFSAHGIPLRLIQKGDKYREEIETNVRNLTTLLREKGFIGECHISFQSRVGPSKWTEPNTITKLEELGKKGIKRVAVYPISFVSDHLETLEEIGEQLKEIAHENGISDYYRIPAPGIYPKFIEAMAKISLESTREVKKECLCKTLGGFKPNIKTKECILSSANAVGR from the coding sequence TTGAAAAATAAAATTCTTCTCATCAACTTAGGCGGACCACGCAACACTTCCGAAATCGAAAAGTTTCTTATCGACCTATTCGAAGATCCGCTGGTGTTCGACCTTCCACTACCTGAATTTTTAAGAATCAGACTCGCGAGATGGATCGCGGTAAAACGAGCTCCCAAGGTCGCGGTAACCTATGAATCAATGGGTTTTGGAGGCGGCTCTCCGATCGTATCGGAAACCGAAAAACAGGCGAAAGAAATTGCGAAAGCCCTGGTAAAACTGACCGGAGAAGAATGGGAGGGAGAAGTAACGATGGCCTGCGGATATCCGGATATCCGAGAGCTGGACAAACAAACTCTCTCACCTTCAAAAAGCAATATTCTTCTCCCCTTGTTTCCTCATTTTTCAAGATCAACCGTTTTGAGCACGGCAAAGCTCATCGAGAAGACAACCAAAACGTGTCCCGTGGGTTTTGAAGGATGGGTTCCTCCGTTTCATTCTTCCCCTCTTTATTTGGAATCGGTCCGAGATCTCATTTTAGAATTTTTTCAAGGAAAGCTGGATAAGAAACTATTCTTACATTCGGATTCGTTTCAAGAAGTGGCAAACTGGCAAAACGTGGACCTTATCTTTAGCGCTCACGGAATTCCTCTTCGTTTGATCCAGAAGGGAGATAAATACAGAGAAGAAATCGAAACGAACGTAAGAAACCTAACGACTTTGCTACGAGAAAAGGGATTTATAGGAGAATGCCATATTTCTTTTCAGAGTAGGGTAGGGCCTTCGAAATGGACCGAGCCGAATACGATTACAAAGCTGGAAGAACTCGGCAAAAAAGGAATCAAACGAGTCGCTGTCTATCCGATCAGCTTTGTGAGCGATCACCTGGAAACTCTCGAAGAAATCGGAGAACAACTCAAAGAAATCGCACACGAAAACGGCATTTCGGACTATTACCGAATCCCGGCCCCGGGAATCTACCCGAAGTTTATTGAAGCGATGGCGAAAATTAGTTTAGAATCGACACGAGAAGTCAAAAAAGAATGTCTTTGTAAAACGTTAGGCGGATTCAAACCGAACATCAAAACGAAGGAATGTATTCTTTCCTCTGCGAATGCCGTAGGTCGATAA